One genomic window of Candidatus Pseudobacter hemicellulosilyticus includes the following:
- a CDS encoding AraC family transcriptional regulator, whose translation MQLDIHSTRNRTILDFRSMHIARLCVLGRYQYQRAEKDLQAHRHPGMMEICYYEKGSQLFAVGKEQYVVKGGDVFIHFPGEEHGSGGFPEEKGRLYWLILQMPGASVRSGPDAGVDYLLQQLVRPQKRHFRGSSELKKYLEAIFMLMRGQSPGSYQEAGNTKKIGSVKNTDETERAARRQRGSNTRLDKNILAIRLRLLVQQFLLAVLEKRDTKQQPTDNARLQQVLQWIESRLTEEVSISMLAREANLSESRFKAWFKELSGYTPLDYVQRRRVQLALERIAADPGVSLKGLAYELNFSSQQYFSAVVKKFTGHPPFFFSRKQKFPKAGGLGQGAR comes from the coding sequence TTGCAGTTGGATATCCATAGCACCCGTAACAGGACCATTCTTGATTTCCGGTCCATGCATATCGCCCGGCTCTGTGTGCTTGGCCGCTACCAGTACCAGCGGGCGGAAAAAGACCTCCAGGCCCACCGCCACCCTGGCATGATGGAGATCTGTTATTATGAGAAGGGCAGCCAGCTCTTTGCGGTAGGTAAGGAGCAGTACGTGGTGAAGGGCGGGGATGTGTTCATTCATTTTCCGGGTGAGGAACATGGCTCCGGTGGTTTTCCGGAAGAGAAGGGGCGCTTGTACTGGCTGATCCTCCAAATGCCCGGCGCTTCGGTCCGCAGCGGGCCGGATGCCGGCGTGGACTACCTGTTGCAGCAATTGGTTCGTCCCCAAAAAAGACATTTCCGTGGCAGCAGCGAGCTGAAGAAATACCTGGAGGCTATTTTTATGCTGATGCGCGGCCAGTCGCCCGGGAGTTACCAGGAAGCTGGCAATACAAAAAAAATCGGCAGCGTTAAAAATACCGATGAAACTGAACGTGCTGCCAGGAGGCAGCGTGGCAGTAATACCCGCCTGGATAAAAATATCCTGGCTATCCGCCTGCGGCTGCTGGTGCAGCAGTTCCTGCTGGCCGTACTGGAAAAAAGGGATACAAAGCAGCAGCCTACAGACAATGCCCGGTTGCAGCAGGTATTACAATGGATAGAAAGCCGCCTCACTGAAGAGGTCAGCATATCCATGCTGGCCCGGGAGGCAAATCTATCAGAGTCCCGGTTCAAAGCCTGGTTCAAGGAACTGAGTGGCTATACGCCGCTGGATTATGTACAGAGGCGGCGGGTGCAGCTGGCCCTGGAACGCATAGCGGCCGATCCGGGCGTCTCGCTGAAGGGCCTGGCCTATGAGCTGAATTTTTCTTCCCAGCAGTATTTCTCTGCCGTAGTGAAAAAGTTCACAGGGCATCCTCCTTTTTTCTTTTCCCGTAAACAAAAATTCCCAAAAGCGGGTGGCCTGGGACAGGGCGCCCGATAG
- a CDS encoding phytanoyl-CoA dioxygenase family protein, with protein MGAPFQLTPGQIAAYHEQGYLVVEQLLSPEELQQYQQVYDDFLSGAIAVGGNRSDLGQGLGDNKKVENITQIMWPSDFVEGMADQPYHLRALQITQQLEGKDMAMDFDMLINKAPFTNTPTPWHQDAAYWINMPDKRALSCWLALDDATLDNGCMWYVPGSHLKLLRAHQSASKGGALVCDASEEEGLGIEIKAGTAILHHGQTLHYSRGNSTASQRRAFIINYRPEAMIALERAQGFDHGRSGNAGDRKVRQ; from the coding sequence ATGGGCGCTCCCTTTCAACTGACGCCCGGGCAGATAGCGGCCTACCATGAACAGGGCTACCTGGTAGTGGAGCAGCTGCTATCCCCGGAAGAACTGCAGCAGTATCAACAGGTCTATGATGATTTCCTCAGTGGCGCCATTGCCGTGGGCGGCAACCGGAGCGATCTGGGCCAGGGGCTGGGCGATAACAAGAAAGTAGAGAACATCACGCAGATCATGTGGCCCAGCGATTTTGTGGAAGGTATGGCGGACCAGCCCTATCACCTGCGGGCCCTGCAGATAACGCAGCAGCTGGAAGGAAAAGATATGGCCATGGATTTTGACATGCTGATCAACAAAGCGCCATTTACCAATACACCCACGCCCTGGCACCAGGATGCAGCTTACTGGATCAATATGCCTGATAAGCGGGCCCTGAGCTGCTGGCTGGCCCTCGATGACGCTACCCTCGATAATGGCTGTATGTGGTATGTCCCGGGCTCGCACCTAAAGCTGCTAAGAGCGCATCAGAGCGCCAGCAAGGGCGGCGCCCTGGTCTGTGATGCCAGCGAGGAGGAAGGACTGGGCATTGAGATAAAAGCAGGGACGGCCATCCTGCATCACGGGCAAACCCTGCATTACAGTCGCGGCAACAGCACGGCCAGCCAGCGGCGGGCCTTTATCATCAATTACCGGCCTGAAGCGATGATTGCGCTGGAACGCGCCCAGGGCTTTGACCATGGCCGCAGCGGCAATGCGGGAGACAGGAAGGTGCGGCAGTAA
- a CDS encoding HigA family addiction module antitoxin — MVKRGLPPSHPGTILREIFMQERNLTVTELAEGLGMTRANLSAILNMRAGISPEVAVKLSEAFGNTAQFWINLQTNYELWHAEKKVKRSAIRHFRLPADKKQATRA; from the coding sequence ATGGTAAAACGTGGGCTACCCCCATCACATCCGGGAACAATACTGCGGGAAATATTCATGCAGGAACGTAACCTGACTGTAACTGAGCTTGCTGAAGGATTAGGCATGACAAGGGCCAACCTTTCCGCTATTCTGAATATGCGTGCAGGCATCAGCCCTGAAGTGGCAGTAAAACTATCGGAAGCCTTTGGCAACACCGCCCAGTTCTGGATCAACTTACAAACTAATTATGAACTATGGCACGCCGAAAAAAAAGTGAAGCGTTCAGCTATCCGGCATTTCCGCCTGCCAGCTGATAAAAAGCAGGCTACCCGTGCATAG
- a CDS encoding DUF779 domain-containing protein — protein sequence MSIQRVKATDKALELIDILQRKHGPLMFHQSGGCCDGSQPMCFEAGEFKTGNSDICLGEVAGCRFYMARDQFEYWKHTQLILDVTPGRGSSFSLEIPLGMRFFVRSRVFTEQELELLDAAETAR from the coding sequence ATGAGTATACAACGTGTAAAAGCAACAGATAAGGCCCTTGAACTGATAGATATCCTGCAACGCAAACATGGGCCGCTGATGTTCCACCAGAGCGGTGGTTGCTGTGATGGCTCCCAGCCTATGTGTTTTGAAGCCGGGGAGTTCAAAACCGGGAACAGCGATATCTGCCTGGGCGAAGTGGCAGGCTGCAGGTTCTATATGGCCCGCGACCAGTTTGAATACTGGAAACATACCCAGCTGATCCTGGATGTTACGCCCGGCAGGGGTAGCAGCTTCTCTTTGGAGATACCGCTGGGCATGCGCTTTTTTGTTCGCTCCCGGGTATTTACTGAACAGGAGCTGGAACTGCTGGACGCAGCGGAAACGGCCCGCTGA
- a CDS encoding PepSY-associated TM helix domain-containing protein, translated as MAWDRAPDSFADSMETEIIAQTNKPAKPKKRRALQWAKHQQRWWGKWHLYLGIFAGLIVSVVGVTGSILVFEDEIDQALNKELFSVLAQQKKIPLGDIVPLVREKYPDLSFDYLYESDTSATAAYRFLNFKTEEEFFINPYTAALSGKRIYESAFVHVVTDIHRSLLVPVVGRYIVGFSTLILLILTITGLRLWIPQKWRLLKSVLTVNFRNSAKRQNYDWHNVLGFYSSPVVALLSLTGVCITFSMLVVPLLFLLSGQSPQGVAQVLGARSVYSDTASQLPLSRILAIGQEQLPDARVGGIAFPADSVGNFRLDMLGPGLPKTGKREMVMIDQYSGKVLLNSRTDFPNVGNAYLSWLTPIHYGSFGGRPTQILALLAGLLPLVLFITGFIIWWPRYKKQRRSAQKAAEREAKGLPANLPRKAAAVEPTPLCMMTYFWLHAKKGLVYGGWLVLLAGGMGALYGLASGIVLQPAVFAIIFTAILVLANFVLALVSFLFNLIFLWPFKRSSRPLVKYFALSLSLALVFFVSYCLLINTGLKIF; from the coding sequence GTGGCCTGGGACAGGGCGCCCGATAGTTTTGCTGACTCCATGGAAACGGAAATAATTGCACAAACAAACAAGCCGGCAAAACCCAAAAAGCGGCGGGCCCTGCAATGGGCTAAACACCAGCAGCGCTGGTGGGGCAAATGGCACCTGTACCTCGGTATCTTTGCCGGACTGATTGTCTCTGTTGTAGGCGTCACTGGCAGCATCCTGGTATTTGAGGATGAGATTGACCAGGCGCTTAATAAGGAATTGTTCAGTGTGCTGGCGCAGCAGAAAAAGATACCGCTGGGAGATATAGTACCACTTGTCCGGGAAAAATATCCCGATCTGTCCTTCGACTATCTCTATGAATCCGATACCAGCGCTACGGCCGCCTACCGGTTCCTGAATTTTAAAACGGAAGAAGAGTTCTTCATCAATCCCTATACAGCAGCGCTGAGCGGAAAACGCATTTATGAAAGCGCTTTTGTTCACGTGGTGACGGATATCCACCGCAGCCTGCTGGTGCCGGTAGTGGGCAGGTATATTGTGGGCTTTTCCACCTTGATCCTGCTGATCCTGACCATTACCGGACTGCGGCTATGGATCCCGCAAAAATGGCGGCTGCTGAAATCGGTGCTGACCGTCAATTTCAGGAACAGTGCTAAACGGCAGAATTACGACTGGCACAATGTGCTGGGTTTTTATTCTTCACCGGTAGTAGCGCTGTTATCATTGACAGGCGTCTGTATCACTTTCTCTATGCTGGTGGTGCCGCTGTTGTTTTTGTTGAGCGGCCAGTCGCCCCAGGGAGTAGCCCAGGTGCTGGGCGCCCGTTCTGTATATAGTGATACAGCCAGCCAGCTGCCCCTGTCCAGGATACTGGCCATTGGGCAGGAGCAACTGCCCGATGCAAGGGTAGGCGGCATTGCCTTTCCGGCAGACAGCGTAGGTAATTTCCGGCTGGACATGCTGGGGCCCGGCCTGCCAAAGACGGGAAAAAGAGAGATGGTCATGATTGATCAGTATAGTGGTAAAGTGCTGCTCAACAGCAGAACGGATTTCCCGAATGTGGGCAATGCCTATCTCAGCTGGCTGACGCCGATCCACTATGGCAGCTTTGGCGGCAGACCCACGCAGATCCTTGCCTTGCTGGCCGGCCTCCTGCCGCTGGTATTATTTATAACAGGCTTTATCATCTGGTGGCCCCGCTATAAAAAGCAGCGGCGCAGCGCACAAAAAGCAGCGGAACGGGAAGCTAAGGGATTACCGGCGAACCTTCCCCGGAAAGCAGCAGCAGTGGAGCCGACGCCTTTATGCATGATGACGTATTTCTGGCTGCATGCTAAAAAAGGGCTGGTCTATGGCGGTTGGCTGGTGCTGCTGGCGGGCGGGATGGGAGCGCTTTATGGCCTGGCATCCGGTATTGTGCTGCAGCCTGCTGTCTTTGCCATCATCTTTACGGCCATCCTGGTGCTGGCCAACTTTGTGTTGGCGCTGGTAAGTTTTCTCTTTAACCTGATTTTTCTGTGGCCTTTTAAAAGAAGCAGCCGGCCCCTGGTGAAATATTTCGCTTTATCCCTCTCCCTCGCCCTGGTATTCTTTGTCAGTTACTGCCTGCTGATCAATACAGGGCTGAAGATATTCTGA
- a CDS encoding type II toxin-antitoxin system RelE/ParE family toxin: protein MSIREAGDIPAATIGKGHPRTQKKRMAYLQKNIIFTSDKCINTQYTCHNSGLQIMIKTIDHKGLQLFFENGNGARLPPGYLTRIAMILDMLDTVTAEDDIKELGMGVHRLTGDRAGFWSVKVSPNYRIIFRLYKGDIFDIDYVDYH, encoded by the coding sequence TTGTCCATACGGGAGGCAGGCGACATTCCGGCGGCAACAATCGGCAAAGGACACCCCAGGACGCAGAAAAAAAGAATGGCTTACTTACAAAAAAACATTATTTTTACATCCGACAAGTGTATTAATACACAATACACCTGTCACAACAGCGGGCTACAGATCATGATAAAGACAATTGATCACAAGGGCTTGCAGCTCTTTTTTGAGAATGGAAACGGCGCCAGGCTTCCACCTGGATATTTGACCAGGATAGCCATGATACTGGATATGCTGGATACCGTAACAGCAGAAGATGATATTAAAGAACTGGGAATGGGCGTGCACAGGTTAACGGGTGACAGAGCAGGCTTCTGGTCTGTGAAGGTCAGCCCTAATTACCGGATCATCTTTCGGCTGTACAAGGGCGATATTTTTGACATTGATTATGTGGATTACCACTAA